The window GCCCTTGTACTTCTCCAGCACGAACTTCTTCACTTCCGGGCTGTGGTAGGCCTTGACCAGCTTGGCGACCCAGGGCTTGTCCTTGTCGGCGATGCGCACGGCGATCACGTTGGCATAGGGGCCGGTGGAGGCTTCCACGGCAATCGCATCCTTGGTCGGCGACAGGCCGGCCGATTCAGCGTAGTTGCCATTGATGACGGCAGCGTCGAAGTCATCCAGCGAACGCGGCAGCTGGGCGGCGTCCAGTTCGACGATCTTGATCTTCTTGGGGTTCTCGACGATGTCCAGCGGGGTGGCCTTCAGGCCGGCATCGGCCTTGAGCTTGATCACGCCCTTGGCTTGCAGCACCAGCAGGGCGCGGCCACCGTTGGTGGGATCGTTGGGCACGCCGACGCGAGCGCCTTGCTTGAGGTCGTTCAGGGACTTGATCTTCTTGGAGTACACGCCCATCGGGAAGGTGATGGTGCTGCCCACGCTGACGAACTTGTAGCCGCGGTCCTTGATCTGCGCATCCAGGTAGGGCTGGTGCTGGTAGGAGTTGGCGTCCAGGTCGCCGGCGGCCAGGGCGGCGTTGGGCTGGATGTAGTCGGTGAATTCGATGACCTTCATCTGCACGCCGTCTTTTTCCAGCAGCTTCTTGACCTGCTCCATGATCTCGGCGTGGGGACCGGCGGTCACGCCCATCTTGATCTGGTCCTGCGCGAAGGCGGGAGCCGAGACCAGGCCGGCGGCCAGGCCCAGGCCTGCGATGAATTGAATCAACTGACGACGCTTCATGACTTTCCTTTCAGGCTTGTGAGGTGGGCAGCGGGTAGCTGCCGTTTTTTGTATGAGTGCAGGCTTCAGCGGTGACTGAGCTTGCGGACCAGCAGGTCTCCCAGGGATTGCACCAGCTGTACGAACACGATCAGGATCAGCACCACGGCCAGCATCACTTCCGGCAGGAAGCGCTGGTAGCCGTAGCGGATGCCCAGGTCGCCCAGGCCGCCGCCGCCGATCGCGCCCGCCATGGCCGAATAGCCCACCAGGCTGACGAAGGTGATCGTAAGACCGGCGACGATACCAGCAAATGCCTCAGGCACCAAGACCTTGTAAATGATTTGCCAGGTGGTCGCGCCCATGGCTTGCGCGGCTTCGACCAGGCCGTGGTCGACTTCGCGCAGGGCGGTCTCGACCAGGCGCGCGATGAAGGGCGCAGCAGCAATGGTCAAGGGCACGATGGCCGCTGCGGTACCGATGGAGGTGCCGACGAAGAAGCGCGTCATCGGGATCACCGCCACCAGCAGGATGATGAAGGGCGTCGAACGCACCGCGTTGACCAGCAGGCCGGCGATGCGGTTGAAGGCCACGTTGGGCAGCACGCCCTTGGCTTCGGTGATGTGCAGGGCGATGCCCAGCGGGATGCCCAGCAGCGAGCCGACCACGCCCGAAATCACCACCATCATCAGCGTCTCGCCGAAGGAGCTGACGAACAGATCGATCAGTTCAGATGACATGGTTGAGCTCCTCGACGACCACGCCCTGCTCGCGCAGATATTGCATGGCCTGGTTGATGTTGTCCTGGGTGCCGTTG is drawn from Herbaspirillum seropedicae and contains these coding sequences:
- a CDS encoding MetQ/NlpA family ABC transporter substrate-binding protein; the protein is MKRRQLIQFIAGLGLAAGLVSAPAFAQDQIKMGVTAGPHAEIMEQVKKLLEKDGVQMKVIEFTDYIQPNAALAAGDLDANSYQHQPYLDAQIKDRGYKFVSVGSTITFPMGVYSKKIKSLNDLKQGARVGVPNDPTNGGRALLVLQAKGVIKLKADAGLKATPLDIVENPKKIKIVELDAAQLPRSLDDFDAAVINGNYAESAGLSPTKDAIAVEASTGPYANVIAVRIADKDKPWVAKLVKAYHSPEVKKFVLEKYKGSVITSW
- a CDS encoding methionine ABC transporter permease, coding for MSSELIDLFVSSFGETLMMVVISGVVGSLLGIPLGIALHITEAKGVLPNVAFNRIAGLLVNAVRSTPFIILLVAVIPMTRFFVGTSIGTAAAIVPLTIAAAPFIARLVETALREVDHGLVEAAQAMGATTWQIIYKVLVPEAFAGIVAGLTITFVSLVGYSAMAGAIGGGGLGDLGIRYGYQRFLPEVMLAVVLILIVFVQLVQSLGDLLVRKLSHR